The window ACTTGCTGCGTTGAGGGACTCTTCCAGTGAgtttgaagaagatgatgaaagaAGGGTTGATAAAAGGGACACATCAATGGTGGTCATAGAAAATGAAGCCTCTAAGTATGAGTCAATTTTTGAACTCATGGAAAAATCAGACTCAGATGATAGAGATGACGATGCAGAGGTAAATTTTCTTGAGGTAAAGAAGAACCTGAGAGCCTACTATCAGAATAAACTCATGTCACTGTCAGGCATGCTAATTGATGCATATCATGCTCTCATCGCTGAGAAAGGTGCACTCGTTCATGAAATCAGTGATTCTGAACTCGAAAGAGACAATATGTTGGTGTCAATTAGAGAGATGAGGGAACAAGTTGATGAGAACAATCAGCTGAATATTATGCTGGAAAGGGAATTGAAAAAAGATAGAAAGGCGCATCTTAAAGGAAAGGGCGAAGCAAGTAAATCTCACTTGGAGCTCAAAGATGaactcaaaaaattaaaactgaGTCTCACTACTGAGATTGAGAGAAGCAAGCAGTTAAAGGAAGACTTGAATAGAATCAAGTTTGATCTTGATAGAGCTCTCAAGCGGACCTGGTCTTCTGATGTGATCACTTCCATGTACAAAATTAAGGGAAGTGATAAAGAAGGAATTGATTTTGTGAAAGAGAAGACCCCTACAATCCCCACAGCAAGTATGTCTCCACCACCGAAAATTATTTGTACACCCATTGTGGACGAGCAGGCCACTACAAGGAGTCTTGCAAAGAAAGAATTGAATCGGTTCAGAGGAACAGAGAGTTTATCGAAAGGAAGTAAGTTTGGGTACAAAAGGAACTGGTTCTCAAAAAGAAGGACCTCAAAAGGAGAAAGGGTATGTCTTTGCATGTTTGGGCGAATAGGAACCTGATCCATCCCTTCTATAATTATAAGGGACCCAAGCTGGTTTGAGTTCCCAAATTCAAACACTGACATCATGTGTAGGTtgaggagagagagaaaaaaagaaatagttaATTAATCTCCTGAGTTAACTTGAGAAGTCCCTCCTCAAAGCCTTCACGGCAGGATCTGTGTCTTTATCATCTAAAGGAAAGGACACATCTTAATATCAGACGCTGCAGTTCAAAATTCAATCACTCCAAGGGAAGCAATAAGGAAGATAAGTAAGAGGACAAAGCAGAATGTGAAAATGCTAGGTCAATAGATGGATGTGATAGAAAGGGGCCATGCACACATGGGAAGTGTAGTACAACGCATGAATAAGTTTTCAGAATTGCTGCTCAGCACTGTCAAATTATCTAGAGACATGGTCTCTCTGTGACTCAGGTTAATAGTTCTCTCAGCAGTTTCATATGTTATTTTTAACTGCCTATAGTACCAAGTCGGTCAAGCGTCTCCCGCCTCAAATCCAAACAACGAATCCCCTCGATCGACGCTTCAATTCTGAACCAATCCCCCCTACCTCTTATATCTGCTCTGAACAGTCATCTCTGACACCTTAACAACAACTACAGGCTCTGTcgtttttctcaaaaaaaaaaaaaaacttcagaCTATCAATCTCTCTATCTTGCATAACGCCTTCTCCGATTCACACATCTTTCCCACTGCTAAATACCGCCTAGTGTGATAGACTGCTCTCTAACCAAGGCAAAATGGTTCATGTGTCATCATCCTCATATAATCCAACCTCTTCAAACCAAAATACAACAACTCTGGTCTCTTGGAATCGGTAATAGGTAACTTGGGGGAAATCCACATCTCAATTCGAGTTATTTTACTCAAGTCAACAATACTACTCCATTGATAGTGATGAAAATTCATACCTATCAATATCAAACTCTTCGTCAAAAGGATTGAGTGAATGAGATGAGGGGATAACTGTGGAAAATGGTAGCACTAGCATCTCAGGAGACTGCGTTAAAATATCAGGTGCCTTCAAAGAAATCTCAGGTACAAAAGTTAACTCTGATAGAGATATACTACTACATTCTTTGCACAAACAAATCTCTGGCAGAATGCTGATACAAGAAAacgaagaaggaaaaaataaaagaaaatacgaGAGAAGTGGAACGGGCTATTCAATCTGTTGCTCAAAAGAGGAAGAGGGCCAGCACAAGCAAGGAACCAGGTTCCTCTAAGAGGATGATAAATGCATCTgatgagaaagaaaagaaggactGGCATGAAAGAACCATTAGAAATATTAGCATTCCAAATGAGACACATCTTTTTACTCCACCGGCTCCTTGCGTATACGAAACTGAAGTGCCTGAATAGTATGCTAGCCTATGTCATCTTAATAATAGCACATTGGCCTTAACAGTGAATGTGACAGTATTTGTTTTGAATGAATCAGTGCTGGCAGATGTTCGTGGAGTACCAGCTCTAGCGGTTAGGGATGTGACTGGAAGAGCTTCTACCTCCTTCAAAAATGTGATTGTTAAGAATGGAGCATCAGCTTGCACTAAAAAACTCTTCAAAAGAGATTGAGCCTGATATCAACTGGTTTTTGAATTTGTGGACAAGTACTCATACCAAAAACTAGAGGAAGTGTTACCGTCACTCCAGCACATTTAGTTCTCATGGAAGCTCTATCAGCCTTTGAACCGATCAATCTATTATCCATCATGATCGGACACATGATCAAAACAGCGAGCATTAGGGAAAATGAATCTGGTCTTCCCTATGGCTTCTTCCTGACAAAGGTACTGGGCATTTCAACGTAAGAACTGGAAAAGCAACCTTAGGAACTGCGGAGAACATACTCTCTACGGATAATCTAGAAGATTGTGAATGTGGCTGAAGGAATGGGTTCTACCATCTCTGTCCTGACTGAAGCCTTAAAGGCAGCAAATTCAGAAATTGAACAGCTAAAGGCTGAGAATGCTCTTTTGAAGGATCTGCTGAAAGTAAGAGTAGTTGAGCGCCGACACCAAATGCTTCAGGATCAGGGTTAAATTATTGATAGAACTGACGGGATTCTTCACGATGTAAATCATGTCCAGTAACCCATTCCTAGGCAAACTCTTCCCTGtttctgttttttttcttttgttgtctAGTTCTGTGCTACTATGTGATGGTCTGTTTCCCTATCTCCTCCTGTTGGTACAATAGTAGTTCATTTAAAATATGATTGTACAGTTTAAACTACTATCTATCTTATGATTACTTGTTACATCACCTTTTTGCTAGCTTGCTCTCACTTGCCCTTTTTTGGATTTGCTACTCCAGTGACTCGATGTTAGTGTAACTGCTATCCTATTgccttatatttttttgatgatgCTAAAAGAGGGAAGCTATTGAGAGATATAATATAGTGATGAAATGAATGGGCTAAAATCGAGGGGGAAGAACTGAAAGATTGACATGTGCTGTTATTGAATTGAAAGGGGTGGGTGAACTGGTTTCCGGTGTATTTTTTTACTAACATGTTGCAGGGGCTTTGAAATAGATAGTCTATTTCGCAGAGGCAACACGTGGGAGCTGGTTCTTAAGGGGAACATCATCTATAAGTTTGGCATcataaaaaagggggaaattgataagctcaagtgcattcgtgttttgatgattgtcaaggCGATTGAACCAGATAGAGACTGTCCGTGAATCGCTCTCGTGCATCTTGCACGGTAAGCAGAGACAGTTGTAAAGCCGTGCTACTCACTGTACACAAGTACAGCAGTTGATCTGGCCCATGCTTTTGGTAAAATATTGAATAAGTGAattctatccatcccacatgcttcccactatatatacaacatgttgcaaTATATGGTGTATCACTCgaaaaacctaatctaaattgGGCAAAAGCTGCCGTCACAAGATTTCAAGTGATCACAAGAATAAGTCACTTGCTAAACTGAAGAACCCGATCCAGTTACAgatttagtctaagttctttatgttgttgtaagtctttgttCTGTTGTGCtaaaattgtaaacctactcttcccaaaaaggaagctgttgtaggtatttcaaattcttagtagttgttaGGCAGTTTACCTTTTAATCTATTAAGTGGTACCCTTTACTAAAGTTAGCTTAGGTGTGTTAGTTGggtttggctagaggtagttaaccttagtttccttggctagagttagtcatgTGGAGGTTTttgcaatcggagtattgcaaaggttgagggactatgggagttagttcctaggttgctacTATTGCGAGGGTTGAGGCCTTATGAGACTTAGTTCTTAGCATACAATAgattgtaatctgaagttgctcatGTAGTAGAGTTGAAATTCTACcggggtaggtcgtggtttttaatctcCTGAGCcaggagttttccacggtaaaacagtgccttctttacttactgcattgcatCAGGAAACTGGTATTCAACCAGGTCTCTTCATATTATGTTTGGTGGATGCATAGCCtacatcaattggtatcagggAAGATACtctctaaaaggttaacacctagaaagaattTGTGAATGGATGCTCCACCCAATATGGAAGAAGGTCAATCTTTCACCAGGCCACCCAGATTTAACGGAAAATACTATAGGTGGTGGAAGACTAGAATGCACGACTTCATCATGGCTGAAGACTCAGAACTGTGGGATATCATCTGCGATGGCCCCTATATTCCAGTACACACAAGTAAAGATGGTGTAAAAACCACTGCCAAAACGAGGAAAGAATGCAATGATGCTGACAGGAAGGTAGTGGAGAAAAATTATAAAGCCAAGAAGATCCTTGTGTGTGGAATAGGACCTGATGAATACAATCGAGTCTTAGCATGTCAACAGCTAAAGAGATCTAGGAGGCTCTCCAAACTGCCCATGAAGGAACAACACAGGTGAAGAACTCCAAAATCGACATGCTCACCACATAGTATGAAatgttcaaaatgaaagagGGAGAATCTATTCGTGATATGCACACTAGATTTACCTCTATTATAAATGAGCTTCATTCTCTGGGAGAAGTTATCATAACTGCCAAACTAGTAAGAAAGTTGCTTGGTGTGTTACTTGATTCCTGGGATAGCAAGGTAAATACTATCTCCGAAGCCAAAGATCTCAGCACGTTGACTGTCGATGAGCTCACCGGAAAACTTAAGACATATGAGATGAAGATGTCTATGAAGAAGgaataaaagaatgaaatcaaaaGAGAAAGGAGCCTAGTTCTCAAAGCGGCTAGGGAAGACTCGAGTGACTACGAATCAAAGTTGTCAAATCTCACACGGAGATTCCATTAATTGATTGGAAGAAATGGTGGAATCCAAAAGATAGGAAGCTCTAGCAAAAAactcaaaagaaattaatattATTGCCATAGGTGTGGAAGACCCGGTCACTTTGCTAAAGAGTAGCCCCTAAACAAGTATGACAGCTATGAAAGAACTGCAAGAAGGAACTAGTTTCCTGATAGAAAGTTCAGAAGAAAGGAAGCTACCGATGTTATATTAAAACAACCGCTTGCTGCGTTGAGGGACTCTTCCAGTGAGtctaaagaagaagatgaaaaaagaGTTGGTAAAAGGGACACATCAATGGTGGTCATAGAAAATGAAGCCTCTAAGTATGAGTCAATTTTTGCACTCATGGCAAAATCAGACTTAGATGATAGTGATTAAGATGCAGAGGTAAATTTTCTTGAGGTAAAGAAGAACCTGAGAGCCTACTCTCAGAGTAAACTCATGTCACTGTCAGGCATGCTAATTGATGCATATCATGCCCTCATCGCTGAGAAAGGTGCACTCGTTCATGAAATCAGTGATTCTGAACTCGAAAAAGACAATATGTTGGTGTCAATTAGAGAGATTAGGGAACAAGTTGATGACAACAATCAGCTGAGTATTATGCCGGAAAGGGAATTGAAAAGAGATACAAAGGAGAATCTTAAAGGAAAGGGCGAAGCCATTATATCTCACTTGGAGCTTGAAGATGAACTCAAAAAAGCAAAACTGAGTCTCACTACTGAGATTGAGAGAAGCAAGCAGTTAAAGGAAGACTTGAATAGAATAGAGTTTGATCTTGATAGAGCTCTCAAGCGGACCTGGTCTTCTGATGTGATCACTTCCATGTACAAAAGTAAGGGAAGTGATAAAGAAGGAATTGGTTTTGTGAAAGAGAAGACCCCTACAATCCCCACAGCAAGTATGTCTCCACCACTGAAAATTGTTTGTATGCCCATTGTAGACGAGCAGGTCACTACAAGGAGTCTtgcaaaaaagaattgaatCAGTTCAGAGGAACAGAGAGTTTACCGAAAGGAGAGTAAGTTTGCGTACAAAAGGAACTGGTTCTCAAAAGTAAGGACCTCAAAAGGAGAAAGGGAATGTGCTGCCTGTTTGGGCAAATAGGAACACACATTCCCTGTTTGGGCGAATAGAAACCTGATCCATCCCTTCTAAAATTATAAGGGGCCCAAGCTGGTTTGAGTTCCCAAATTCAAACACTGCCATCATGTGTAGGCtgaggagagagagaaaaaaggtAATAGTTAATTAATCTCCAAAGTTAACTTGAGAAGTCTCTCCTCAAAGCCTTCACGGCAGGATCTGTGTCTTTGTCATCTAAAGGAAATGACACATCTTAATATCATACGCTGCCGTTCAAAATTCAATCACTCCAAGGGAAGCAAGAAGGAAGATAAGTAAGATGACAAAGGTAATGTGAAAATGCTAGGTCAATAGATGGATGTGACAGAAAGGGGGTATGCACACATGGGAAGTGCAGTACAACGCATGAACAAGTTTTCAGAATTGCTGCTCAGCACTGTCAAATTATCCAGAGATATGGTCTCTCTGTGACTCAGGTTAATAGTTCTCTCAGAACTttcatatgttttttttaacTGCCTATAGTACCAAGTCGGTCAAGCATCTCCCGCCTCAAAATTCAAACAACGAATCTCCTGGATCGACGCTTTAATTCTGaacctacccccccccccctcctcttATATCCGCTCTGAACAGTCATATCTGACACCTTAACAATAACTATAGGCTCTCTcgtttttctcaaaaaaaaaaaaatcagactgTCAATCTCTCTCTCCTGCATAATGCCTTCTCCAATTCACACATCTTTCCCACTGCTAAATACCGCCTAGTGTGATAGACCGCTCTCTAACCAAGGCAAAATGGTTCATGTGTCATCATCCTCATATAATCCAACCTCCTCAAACCAAAATACCAGCAACTCTGGTTCTCTTGGAGCCGTTAATAGCAGAACTTGGGGGAAATCCACATCTCAATTCGAGTTATTTTACACAAGTCAACAATACTACTCCATTGATAGTGATGAAAATTCATACCCATCAACATCAAACTCTTCGTCAAAAGGATCGCGTGAAAGAGATGAGGGGATAACTATGAAAAATGGCAGCACTAGCACCTCAGGAGAGTGCGTTGAAATATCAGATGCCTTAAAAGAAATCTTAGGTACAAAAGTTAACTCTTATAGAGATATACTACTACACTCTTTACACAAACAAATCTCTGGCAGAATGCTGATActagaaaatgaagaaggaaaaaacaaaagaaaatacgaGAGAAGTGGAACGGGCTATTCAATCTGTTGCTCAAAAGAGGAAGAGGACCAGCACAAGCAAGGAACCAGGTTCCTCTTAGAGGACGATAAATTCATCTgatgagaaagaaaagaaggactGGCATAAAAGAATCATTAGAAATATTGGCATTTCAAAATTGGACACATTTTTTTACTCCACCGGCTCCTTGTGTATACGAAATTGAAGTGCCTGAACTGTATGCTAGCCTATGTCATCTTGATAAAAGCACATTAGCCTTAACAGTGAATGTGAAAGATTTTGTTTTGAATGAATCAGTGCTGGCAGAAGTTCTGGGAGTACCAGCTATTAGGGTTAGGGATGTGATTGGAAGAGCTTCTACCTCCTTCAAAAATGTGATTGTTAAGAATGGAGCGTCAGGTTGCACCTAAAAACTCTTCAAAAGAGATCGAGCCTGCATATCAACTGGTTTTTGAATTTGTGGACAAGTACTCATACCAAAAACTGGAGGAAGTGTTATTGTCACTCCAGCACATTTGGTTCTCATGGAAGCTCTATCAGCCTTTGAACCGATCAATCTGTTATCCATCATGATCGGACACATGATCAAAGCAACAGCATTAGGGAAAATAAACGGTCTTCCATATGGCTTCTTCCTGCATAAAGGTGGGGCATTTCAACGTAAGAACTGGAAAAGCAACCTTAGGAACAACGGAGAACATACTCTCTATGGCTAATCTAGAAGATTGCGAATGTGTCGCTGAAGGAATGGGTTCTACCATCTCTGTCCTGACTGAAGCCTTAAAGGCAGCAAATTCAGAAATTGAACAGCTAAAGGCTGAGAATGCTCTTTTGAAGGATCAGCTTAAAGAAAGAGTGGAAGAACTACGGCACTAAATGCTTCAGGATCAGGGTGAAATTATTGATAGAATTGACGGGATTCTTCACGATCTAAATCATTGCCAGTAACCCATTCCTAAGCAAACTCTTCCcagtttctatttttttctttgttgtcttGTTCTGTGCTGCTATGTGATGGTCTGTTTCCCTATCTCCTCCTGTTGGTACAATAGTAGTTCATTTAACATATGATTTTACAGTTTAAACTACTATCTATCTTATGATTACTTGTTACTGCACCTTTTGCTAGCTTGCTCTCACTTGCCCTTTTTTTGATATGCTACTCCAGTGACTCGATGTTAGTGTAACTGCTATCCTATTgccttatatttttttgatgatgCCAAAGGAGGGAAGCTATTGAGAGATATTATATAGTGATGAAACGAATGGGCTAAAATTGAGGGGGAAGAACTGGAAGATTTACATGTGCTTTGATTAAATTGAAAGGAGTGAGTGAACTGGTTTTCGGTGTATTTTTTTGCTAACATGTTGCAGGAGCTTTGAAATAGATGGTCTGTTTCGTAGGGGCAACACGTGGGAGCTGGTTCTCAGAGGGAATATCATC of the Lycium ferocissimum isolate CSIRO_LF1 unplaced genomic scaffold, AGI_CSIRO_Lferr_CH_V1 ctg7862, whole genome shotgun sequence genome contains:
- the LOC132045760 gene encoding uncharacterized protein LOC132045760: MAEDSELWDIICDGPCIPVHISEDGVKTTAKTRKECNDANRKVKNSKIDMLTTEYEMFKMKEGESIHDMHTRFTSIINELHSLGEVITTAKLVIKLLGVLPDSWDSKVNTISEAEDLSTLTVDELNRKLKTNEMKMSMKKEEKNEIKRERSLVLKAAREDSSDYESKLDSYDRTARRNQFPDKKFKRKEAADVILKQTLAALRDSSSEFEEDDERRVDKRDTSMVVIENEASKYESIFELMEKSDSDDRDDDAEVNFLEVKKNLRAYYQNKLMSLSGMLIDAYHALIAEKGALVHEISDSELERDNMLVSIREMREQVDENNQLNIMLERELKKDRKAHLKGKGEASKSHLELKDELKKLKLSLTTEIERSKQLKEDLNRIKFDLDRALKRTWSSDVITSMYKIKGSDKEGIDFVKEKTPTIPTASMSPPPKIICTPIVDEQATTRSLAKKELNRFRGTESLSKGSKFGYKRNWFSKRRTSKGERKTKKEKIKENTREVERAIQSVAQKRKRASTSKEPGSSKRMINASDEKEKKDWHERTIRNISIPNETHLFTPPAPCVYETEVPE